Part of the Acidobacteriota bacterium genome, ACGCCACGTTGAGCGGCTCCGATACGCTGCTGGGCACAGACCCCACGGCGCCCGTCGGTCCGGGATTGACCGTGCTCGATTCGCTGGCCGTCACGATTCCGGGGGGCACGGCGCCGGGAACCTACTTCCTGATCGCACTGGCCGATTCCGGGAACACGGAGGCGGAGGCCGACGAGGGCAACAACACTCGGGCGAAGAAGATCAAGATCGGCCCTGACCTGATGATCTCGTCCTTCAGCGTCTCGCCCATGGTCATCGCCCCGGGTGGGACGACGACGATCAGCGAGACGACGAAGAACGTCGGCGGCGCGCCGACGGGCGGGCCGTCATCGACGCGGTACTTCCTGTCGAAGAACGGCCTGATCGACGCCGGCGACGTGCTGCTCGGAACGCATGCCGTGCCCGCGCTGGCGCCCAACGCCACGGACTCACAGGTCACCGTGGTCACGATTCCGCTCGGCACCGCGCCGGGGACGTACCGGATCATCGGGCTTGCCGATGCGACGGGGGTCATCGCCGAGGCGAACGAGTTGAACAACAAGAAGTCCGTGGCCGTGACGGTGCCCTGATGCCGCAAGGTTCCGCATCCGGCCGGCGGCGGGTGGCGTGCGCGGCGCTCGCCGTCCGCCGCTGGCTGGACACGGAAGTGATGACCGCGTGGGATCCACGCTGGGTCCTGCTGTTATTGGCGCGCCGCGATCCGGACGGCGGCTACGCCCGCGATACGCGGGCTACCAGCGTGAGTTTACGACATAGCCGAACCGGATCAGCTCACGGCCTGCCACCACCTTGAAAATTCGGCGCTTGGCCCAGTGCCAGTGCTGCCATCGTCCGATTGGCTGAAACTCGTCTGGTTTCTCGACGACATCCCAGTGCACGCGATCGCGGCTGCCGCGGTGCACCGACGAGCCACGCAGCGGGATCGACTGGAGCCCCGACCAGTTGAACGCGGATTCGTCGACATCCAGGAACGCGAGCAGCTCGCGCACGACGCGCTCCGGGTCGCGAATCAGGTCTTCGTACTTCACCAGCGTCCACGACCAACCACGGTCCTGACCGCCGGTTTCGTCCATGAACCGCAGAATGGCACGCGCGCCGCTCGCCCACCGCTCCATCCAGTACGCGCCCGGCGCGTAGCGCCAGCTGCGGCCGGCAGACTCCACGACGTCGCGGCCGTCGCGCACGAGAATCACGAGTTGCGCGTGCGGGAACAGCCGGAAGAAGTTCTCGAGATGCCGCGCGCTTGGCGTCTTGGCCAGCACCCGTCGTCCCTCATCGATCTGATCGCCGAGAAAGGCAAGGATGCCGTCGCCGATCCGCGAGAGCAGCTGCTCGCGGAACACCCGGCGTTCGACCGAGGTGGACTGGCCCCAGCTGCGGCCGGTCTTCTCGACGTAGCGGACGAGGAGATCCGAATGCTCCAGCAGGTAGTCCTCGACAATCCGGCCGGGAAGCTTGAACACCGGATGCAGCCGGAGGACGTGGGACAGATAGTTCGTCCCGCACCGATTCATGACGCCGACGATGAAGACCGGCGACGCCGCACGGACAGACGCCAACATCGCCCGGGACGTCAGCAAAGTCGTCGCCATGATG contains:
- a CDS encoding sulfotransferase, yielding MATTLLTSRAMLASVRAASPVFIVGVMNRCGTNYLSHVLRLHPVFKLPGRIVEDYLLEHSDLLVRYVEKTGRSWGQSTSVERRVFREQLLSRIGDGILAFLGDQIDEGRRVLAKTPSARHLENFFRLFPHAQLVILVRDGRDVVESAGRSWRYAPGAYWMERWASGARAILRFMDETGGQDRGWSWTLVKYEDLIRDPERVVRELLAFLDVDESAFNWSGLQSIPLRGSSVHRGSRDRVHWDVVEKPDEFQPIGRWQHWHWAKRRIFKVVAGRELIRFGYVVNSRW